Proteins from one Leptonema illini DSM 21528 genomic window:
- a CDS encoding Spy/CpxP family protein refolding chaperone — MIKSHIKKAALIAGTVFILVGLIACGRPFAGKDRSDYFLKGMDRKVASLDLNAEQQAYYDRMRAEMKADLEALKKERKETAGKIKAELSAAAPDMKKVSAFAKEGMQKHPKLFEKQIDRLTEFYSQLNAEQQKEVREFIDKRLSRFDS, encoded by the coding sequence ATGATAAAGAGTCACATAAAAAAGGCCGCGCTGATTGCCGGCACGGTATTCATTCTTGTAGGCCTGATCGCCTGCGGACGTCCGTTTGCGGGCAAAGATCGCTCGGACTATTTCTTGAAAGGCATGGATAGAAAGGTCGCTTCACTCGACCTGAACGCCGAGCAACAGGCCTACTACGATCGCATGCGCGCCGAGATGAAGGCCGATCTGGAGGCCTTGAAAAAAGAGCGCAAAGAAACGGCCGGCAAGATCAAGGCCGAACTGAGCGCCGCCGCACCCGACATGAAAAAGGTATCGGCTTTCGCGAAAGAAGGAATGCAGAAGCATCCGAAGCTTTTCGAAAAGCAGATCGACCGTCTCACCGAATTCTACTCGCAGCTGAACGCCGAACAGCAGAAGGAGGTGCGAGAATTCATTGATAAGCGACTCTCCCGTTTCGACTCATGA